A stretch of DNA from Acidobacteriota bacterium:
CGCTGTTGAACGTCGCTCGGACCTCGGCGGTGCCGCCGTTGAGATCCTGGCGGGCGAGCCGGTTGGCCAGCGCCACCACGTAGTACATCCCCGGAATCGGAGCTCCTGGAAAGTCCCGGATGGCATTGAGCGGTCCGGCCGAGCCGAGCACCGCGCTCGTCGAGGTGCACTCCTGCGGATCGAAGTTGGCCCTGACGACGACCTCGTCGTCCCCATTCAGGAGTCCGGCCCAGAGGTCGGCCGCGAACTGAAAGGCGATCAGGCGCTGCGCTCCCACCGTCGTTCCGGGATTTCCGCCGACGGGGTCCGCCTCCGTCGGATCGTTGAATCCTTCGTTGGCGCCATCGTTGTTGGCGATCCGGACACTGGCCGCCGAGACTTGAAGCGAGCAGACCGCCACCACCAGTGCGACGAAGCTCAGGGCCGCCCGCTTCATCGATTCTTCTCCGCTTCAGACGCGGAGACCTTTGCATCCTGGCTCAGCACTTTCGCAACCGTCTCGTGGGAGTCGGTGCAGGCATACGTGATCGTGCCGTCCGGAGAGACGTGCGCGACGAGCGCATGGCCGAATCTTCCATCGAGATCGACCTCGACGCCGCCGTCCGGCCGTCGAATGGCGGTGAGGTCGGAGCTCTTCAGGTTGTCCGCACCGATCGTAGCGATCTCGGTCTTGTGCTCGACTTTCACGGACTGGTCCGCGGCATCCTGCGCCACGATCTCAGTCGATTCCATGACCGATGGGTCGAGGGCCGTGAGCGGCATGGCCATGATCGCCAGAAGCGAAAGGAAGATCTTTGTTTTCATCGGGTGGCCTCCGGAGTTCTGAAACATCGTCGACTGTGGTTCAAAATTTCGTCTGTTTTGAGGGGACGCCGCACGGAAGAGAGCCGACGACCCTGATGTTCACGAAAACAGGACCGTTCCGGTACCCTTTCGACATCCCATGCTCAAGCTCTCCAAAATCACGGACTACGGGTTGCTCGTTGCCGTCTACCTCGCCCGGCAGGAAGGAAAGACCTCCTCGGCGCGTGAGATTGCAGAATTCTATTCTCTTCCAGTCCCGATGATTTCGAAAGTGCTCAAGATTCTGCATGACAGCGGGATCGTCGATTCGAAGAGGGGGGCGAGGGGAGGCTATCTGTTCGAGGGCGAGCCGGGGAGTGTGTCGCTCAGAGGGCTTGTCGAAGCTCTCGAGGGTCCGTCCGATCTCGTCGATTGCAATACGTTCGACGAAGAGGGCCATGCGATCTGCACCATTCGGTCGAACTGCCCCTCGCGGGCGTTCATGAGCGGGATCAACCGGGCGATCAAGACCGCTTTCGACGAGGTGACGCTCCAGGACCTTCTCGACGGAGTGGATCAGAAAACCTGGGAGGAGACGGGGGCGAAGATCGCCGGTTCGCTCCGGCACTCCGAGTCACTGGAAACCGCCTGATCTACGGGGAGTTTCGTGAAATAGTACCGTTCTGGTACGGTTTACAAAGATATGAGCTCTACTGAACAGATTCCGGCTGCGCTGACCGAATCCGAGCAGATTCAGGCGCTGACCGAACAGGACTACAAATACGGTTTCGTCTCCGACATCGAATCGGACACGCTGCCGCCAGGGCTGAACGAGGAAGTCGTCCGCGAGATCTCCCGACGGAAGAACGAGCCGGAGTTCATGCTGGAGTGGCGGCTCAAGGCGTATCGCCACTG
This window harbors:
- a CDS encoding Rrf2 family transcriptional regulator, giving the protein MLKLSKITDYGLLVAVYLARQEGKTSSAREIAEFYSLPVPMISKVLKILHDSGIVDSKRGARGGYLFEGEPGSVSLRGLVEALEGPSDLVDCNTFDEEGHAICTIRSNCPSRAFMSGINRAIKTAFDEVTLQDLLDGVDQKTWEETGAKIAGSLRHSESLETA